In Acipenser ruthenus chromosome 58, fAciRut3.2 maternal haplotype, whole genome shotgun sequence, a genomic segment contains:
- the LOC117969234 gene encoding uncharacterized protein LOC117969234: MLKILFLVSLALLTASHIQSVKSSSSGGSDAGVQKPCARLFHPETGEQLELPSLPQKKKKLLVGAAAGSEGAFSFSSFTVMDGCLLSLWVAGSQEWGLESRSFPSGAYLNQLPGAGVSLTSYQCTCDQENKVMASFRDFKKRHIADKNENGRGNFCSQKIHRRRIYEHGRCKYLNTFVFADDNDIINVCRNQGVRISSNLYKSRNRFRIVVCRNANQNRRPPNCTYRAENANRRLYIIVGCDNNRLPVHFQRTSNRPPVFGITGRV, translated from the coding sequence ATGTTGAAGATCCTCTTCTTGGTGTCCTTGGCGCTGCTGACTGCTTCCCACATCCAGTCTGTAAAGAGTTCCTCTTCGGGTGGTTCTGATGCTGGTGTCCAGAAGCCCTGTGCCCGCCTCTTCCACCCGGAGACTGgggagcagctggagctgccgtccctcccacagaagaagaagaagctgcTGGTGGGAGCTGCTGCTGGGAGTGAAGGAGCCTTCAGCTTCAGCTCCTTCACTGTGATGGACGGGTGTCTGCTCTCTCTGTGGGTTGCAGGTTCCCAAGAATGGGGCCTGGAGTCTCGCTCCTTCCCGAGTGGGGCTTACCTCAACCAGCTGCCTGGTGCTGGGGTCTCCCTGACCAGCTACCAGTGCACCTGCGACCAGGAGAACAAAGTCATGGCCAGCTTCAGGGACTTCAAAAAGAGGCACATTGcagataaaaatgaaaatggtCGCGGTAACTTCTGCTCACAGAAAATACATCGTAGACGTATATATGAACATGGAAGATGCAAATACTTAAACACTTTTGTGTTTGCTGACGATAACGATATAATCAATGTGTGTAGAAATCAAGGTGTCCGGATTTCCAGTAATTTGTATAAAAGCAGGAATCGGTTCAGAATTGTGGTTTGTAGAAATGCGAACCAAAATCGTAGACCCCCAAACTGTACCTACAGAGCTGAAAATGCAAACAGGAGGCTGTATATCATTGTAGGCTGTGATAACAACAGGCTGCCTGTACATTTTCAGAGAACAAGCAACCGCCCTCCTGTATTTGGAATCACTGGAAGAGTTTAA